A single window of Streptomyces griseoviridis DNA harbors:
- a CDS encoding glycosyltransferase family 2 protein encodes MTVTQPDVSVVIGAYEAMPYLVECLASVEAQTLDPARLEVVAVDDGSTDGSGEYLEKFAARTPFPVTVIRQANSGGPSGPRNVGLAKATGRYVFFLDADDRLGPEALERMVAMADRNNTDVVLGRIEGINRNPPKSMWHKTLERTDVHSSNIKFTLSAQKLFRHAFLTRHGMRFDESLWTGEDALFTMEAYLRADGVSVLADYTCYYLVGREDGKHVTKSGSYTLRFDSARVLMKLIADLVPPGERRDALMIRPFLVTLLPQFGPRFLKDGEEVRARKLELAKPLMDRYWGDGVARRLKVEERLRLHLVAVQRPELLADVVKFVKDKKQAAALLEKRGTRVYLVYPHFRDRAAGIPDAVYLAGPREARGFHGYRENSPRTFARRVLRKARRILTSRAAAGGTPAVL; translated from the coding sequence GTGACCGTGACGCAGCCTGATGTGAGCGTCGTCATCGGGGCGTACGAGGCCATGCCCTACCTGGTGGAGTGTCTTGCGTCGGTGGAGGCGCAGACCCTCGACCCGGCCCGCCTGGAGGTCGTCGCGGTGGACGACGGCTCCACCGACGGCTCCGGGGAGTACCTGGAGAAGTTCGCGGCACGCACGCCCTTCCCGGTCACCGTGATCAGACAGGCCAACTCCGGCGGCCCCAGCGGCCCGCGCAACGTCGGCCTCGCCAAGGCCACCGGCCGCTACGTCTTCTTCCTCGACGCCGACGACCGGCTCGGCCCCGAGGCGCTCGAACGGATGGTCGCGATGGCCGACCGCAACAACACCGACGTGGTCCTGGGCCGGATCGAGGGCATCAACCGCAACCCGCCCAAGTCGATGTGGCACAAGACGCTGGAGCGCACCGACGTCCACTCCTCCAACATCAAGTTCACGCTCAGCGCCCAGAAGCTGTTCCGGCACGCCTTCCTCACCCGGCACGGCATGCGCTTCGACGAGTCCCTGTGGACCGGCGAGGACGCCCTGTTCACCATGGAGGCGTATCTGCGGGCCGACGGCGTCTCGGTGCTCGCCGACTACACCTGCTACTACCTGGTGGGCCGCGAGGACGGCAAGCACGTCACCAAGAGCGGGAGTTACACCCTGCGCTTCGACTCGGCGCGGGTCCTGATGAAGCTGATCGCCGACCTGGTGCCCCCGGGCGAGCGCCGCGACGCCCTGATGATCCGCCCCTTCCTCGTCACCCTGCTCCCGCAGTTCGGCCCCCGCTTCCTCAAGGACGGCGAGGAGGTGCGCGCCCGCAAGCTCGAACTGGCGAAGCCGCTCATGGACCGGTACTGGGGCGACGGCGTCGCGCGCCGGCTCAAGGTGGAGGAGCGGCTGCGGCTGCACCTGGTGGCCGTGCAGCGCCCCGAACTCCTCGCGGACGTGGTGAAGTTCGTCAAGGACAAGAAGCAGGCCGCGGCCCTCCTGGAGAAGCGCGGCACCCGCGTCTACCTGGTCTACCCGCACTTCAGGGACCGGGCCGCCGGCATCCCCGACGCCGTCTACCTGGCCGGGCCGCGCGAGGCCCGCGGCTTCCACGGCTACCGGGAGAACTCGCCGCGCACCTTCGCCCGCCGGGTGCTGCGCAAGGCCCGCAGGATCCTCACCTCCCGTGCCGCGGCGGGGGGAACGCCGGCCGTGCTGTGA
- a CDS encoding bifunctional cytidylyltransferase/SDR family oxidoreductase, with protein MSQHIAKPRTTAVILAGGTGQRVGLSIPKQLLKIAGKAVIEHTLTTFERADSIDDIIVLMAPGYVPDVEKIVAKAGFTKVRKVIEGGATRNETTERAIEALREGLAEGEDRNVLFHDAVRPLLSQRVIDDCVAALERYEAVDVAIPSADTIIVTRTHGQDGEFITEIPDRSRLRRGQTPQAFKLSTIRRAYDVAAGDPNFQATDDCSVVLKYLPDVPIHVVAGDEYNMKVTQPVDVFIADKLFQLASTAAPEQVDEAAYRELLGGKTVVIFGGSYGIGKDIAELAESFGAAVYALGRSTTGTHVENPEEVDDALSKAYGETGRIDYVVNTAGVLRIGRLAETDNATIEEALKVNYLAPVQIARSAYKYLVETKGQLLLYTSSSYTRGRAEYSLYSSTKAAMVNLTQALSDEWAGEGIRVNCINPERTATPMRTKAFGQEPSGSLLSSEAVARTSLDVLLSELTGHVIDVRQQDPTAGAAKANGFEQALASVLDRQDGV; from the coding sequence GTGTCCCAGCACATAGCCAAGCCCCGTACCACCGCAGTGATCCTGGCCGGTGGCACCGGCCAGCGGGTGGGTCTTTCGATCCCCAAGCAGCTGCTGAAGATCGCCGGCAAGGCAGTCATCGAGCACACGCTCACCACCTTCGAGCGTGCCGACTCGATCGACGACATCATCGTGCTGATGGCGCCCGGCTATGTGCCGGACGTCGAGAAGATCGTCGCCAAGGCCGGGTTCACCAAGGTCAGGAAGGTCATCGAGGGCGGCGCCACCCGCAACGAGACCACCGAGCGCGCCATCGAGGCGCTGCGCGAGGGCCTGGCCGAGGGCGAGGACCGCAACGTCCTGTTCCACGACGCCGTGCGCCCCCTGCTCTCGCAGCGCGTCATCGACGACTGCGTGGCCGCCCTGGAGCGCTACGAGGCGGTGGACGTCGCCATCCCGTCCGCGGACACCATCATCGTGACCCGCACCCACGGCCAGGACGGCGAGTTCATCACCGAGATCCCCGACCGCTCCCGGCTGCGCCGCGGCCAGACCCCGCAGGCGTTCAAGCTCTCCACCATCCGCCGCGCCTACGACGTGGCCGCGGGCGACCCGAACTTCCAGGCCACCGACGACTGCTCGGTCGTCCTCAAGTACCTGCCCGACGTGCCGATCCACGTCGTCGCGGGCGACGAGTACAACATGAAGGTCACCCAGCCGGTCGACGTCTTCATCGCCGACAAGCTGTTCCAGCTGGCCTCCACCGCCGCCCCCGAGCAGGTCGACGAGGCCGCCTACCGCGAGCTGCTCGGCGGCAAGACCGTCGTGATCTTCGGCGGCTCCTACGGCATCGGCAAGGACATCGCCGAACTCGCCGAGTCCTTCGGCGCCGCCGTGTACGCGCTCGGCCGCTCCACCACCGGCACCCACGTCGAGAACCCGGAGGAGGTCGACGACGCGCTGTCCAAGGCGTACGGCGAGACCGGGCGCATCGACTACGTCGTCAACACCGCGGGCGTGCTGCGCATCGGCAGGCTCGCCGAGACCGACAACGCCACCATCGAAGAGGCGCTCAAGGTCAACTACCTCGCGCCGGTCCAGATCGCCCGGTCGGCCTACAAGTACCTCGTCGAGACCAAGGGCCAGCTGCTGCTCTACACCTCCAGCAGCTACACCCGCGGCCGCGCCGAGTACAGCCTCTACTCCTCGACCAAGGCCGCCATGGTCAACCTGACCCAGGCCCTCTCCGACGAGTGGGCGGGCGAGGGCATCCGGGTCAACTGCATCAACCCGGAGCGCACCGCCACGCCCATGCGCACCAAGGCCTTCGGGCAGGAGCCCAGCGGCAGCCTGCTCTCCTCCGAGGCGGTCGCCCGCACCTCCCTCGACGTCCTGCTGTCCGAGCTGACCGGCCACGTCATCGACGTCCGCCAGCAGGACCCCACGGCGGGCGCGGCCAAGGCCAACGGCTTCGAGCAGGCCCTGGCCTCCGTGCTGGACCGTCAGGACGGCGTGTAA
- a CDS encoding polysaccharide pyruvyl transferase family protein, which produces MQRILLRSGKSPFDVVPLEEALHQDVIATNSGNLIFSDATHKILQTPGTEVVSNGIRTDVAAAGRINEEYDVFVVPLANAFRPSFEPQLKRLTRLISRLRIPVVVVGVGAQAGLNYNPARLKPMEASVRAFVSAVLDRSASIGVRGEFTETYLKGLGFQDVDVIGCPSLFMYGKDLAVAKRRPELTADSRIAVNGSHGAMEKQGLDQVVRYAHARYPRLRFIGQNLSDARQLHWRDLSHPNAAVTAMPTHPDHPMYREDKVRVYIDPVTWIDDLRDFDFSYGSRIHGNIAALLAGTPATVLCGDSRTLELCRYFEIPHRRIDKVAGDLDPAALYAEADLSGLTGGHAERFERFTAFLDRNGLENTFTHGDSGAAFEARLRGLDFPAGVAPWNEADLASLTSRFGWLQSRITELSLDNAQLRRDLERGTAKAWTSKNAASPASPTSASSTSVYRRARRVVGRPIRRAFQSGRQ; this is translated from the coding sequence GTGCAGCGCATCCTTCTCCGCTCCGGTAAGAGTCCGTTCGACGTCGTGCCGCTGGAGGAGGCACTCCACCAGGACGTGATCGCCACCAACTCAGGCAACCTGATCTTCAGCGACGCCACCCACAAGATCCTCCAGACGCCCGGTACCGAGGTCGTCTCGAACGGCATCCGCACCGATGTGGCGGCGGCGGGGCGCATCAACGAGGAGTACGACGTCTTCGTCGTGCCGCTGGCGAACGCGTTCAGGCCGTCCTTCGAACCGCAGTTGAAGCGGCTGACCCGGCTGATCTCGCGGCTGCGGATCCCGGTCGTGGTGGTCGGCGTCGGCGCGCAGGCCGGGCTGAACTACAACCCGGCGCGGCTGAAGCCGATGGAGGCGTCGGTGCGCGCGTTCGTCTCCGCGGTCCTCGACCGCAGCGCGTCCATCGGCGTGCGGGGCGAGTTCACCGAGACGTACCTCAAGGGCCTCGGCTTCCAGGACGTCGACGTGATCGGCTGCCCGTCGCTGTTCATGTACGGCAAGGACCTCGCCGTCGCCAAGCGGCGGCCCGAACTGACCGCCGACTCGCGGATCGCGGTCAACGGCTCGCACGGCGCGATGGAGAAGCAGGGCCTCGACCAGGTGGTCAGGTACGCCCACGCCCGCTACCCGCGCCTGCGGTTCATCGGCCAGAACCTCAGCGACGCGCGGCAGTTGCACTGGCGGGACCTCTCCCACCCGAACGCCGCCGTGACCGCGATGCCGACCCACCCCGACCACCCGATGTACCGCGAGGACAAGGTCCGCGTCTACATCGACCCGGTCACCTGGATCGACGACCTGCGCGACTTCGACTTCTCCTACGGCTCGCGCATCCACGGCAACATCGCCGCGCTGCTCGCGGGCACCCCGGCCACGGTGCTGTGCGGCGACTCGCGCACCCTCGAACTGTGCCGGTACTTCGAGATACCGCACCGCAGGATCGACAAGGTGGCGGGCGACCTCGACCCGGCCGCCCTGTACGCGGAGGCCGACCTCAGCGGTCTGACCGGCGGCCACGCGGAGCGCTTCGAGCGGTTCACGGCGTTCCTCGACCGCAACGGCCTGGAGAACACCTTCACGCACGGCGACTCGGGTGCCGCCTTCGAGGCGAGGCTGCGCGGCCTCGACTTCCCCGCCGGCGTGGCCCCCTGGAACGAGGCCGACCTCGCCTCGCTCACCTCCCGGTTCGGCTGGCTCCAGAGCCGGATAACCGAACTGTCCCTGGACAACGCCCAGTTGAGACGGGACCTGGAGCGCGGTACGGCCAAGGCGTGGACGTCGAAGAACGCGGCCTCCCCGGCGTCGCCGACGTCGGCCTCGTCGACGTCGGTGTACCGGCGGGCCCGCCGCGTGGTGGGCCGCCCGATCCGCCGCGCCTTCCAGAGCGGCCGCCAGTAG
- a CDS encoding alkaline phosphatase D family protein codes for MTGTSSPDRRRFLTAGAAVLGATAAAQLWLPAAARAADTPLPENVFALGIASGDPLPDGIVLWTRLAPDPLNGGGMPDATVPVGWEIAEDEHFRRVARRGVAQARPEYGHSVHADVRGLRPGRVYWYRFRAGGRISPVGRTRTAPHRHATGGSLRVALASCQNWQHGYFTPYADMLAQDPDVVLFVGDYIYESTPSSAGPRRHEGTGEPVTLEQYRNRYAQYRADPDLAAMHANAPWVVTFDDHEVDNDWAGEVPQDPAKQPHDAFVARLTAAFQAYYEHMPVRATAVPDGPHIQMYRRLEFGRLARLNVLDTRQFRTDQATGQDGAQDPAMTMLGARQKRWLLDGLHHSPARWNLVASQIMMAETDLLPGEGKLWYYDAWDGYQAERNALLREFREIRNPVVLSGDRHLTMISDLKEDFADPDSDVVGAEFVGTSVSSSGDQDQAAFHAQWDPLKADNPHWKVIDAHRGYHLFDIRRDAVDAQVRVVDTVVRPQATASTLSRLRVENGRPGVHEV; via the coding sequence ATGACCGGAACCAGCTCGCCCGACCGACGCCGCTTTCTGACCGCGGGAGCCGCCGTGCTCGGCGCCACCGCCGCCGCACAGCTGTGGCTGCCGGCCGCCGCCCGCGCGGCCGACACCCCGCTCCCGGAGAACGTCTTCGCCCTCGGCATCGCCTCCGGTGACCCGCTCCCCGACGGCATCGTCCTGTGGACCAGGCTCGCCCCCGACCCGCTGAACGGCGGCGGCATGCCCGACGCGACCGTGCCCGTCGGATGGGAGATCGCCGAGGACGAGCACTTCCGCAGAGTCGCCCGCCGGGGCGTCGCCCAGGCCCGCCCCGAGTACGGCCACAGCGTCCACGCCGACGTCCGCGGGCTCAGGCCGGGCCGCGTCTACTGGTACCGCTTCCGGGCCGGCGGCCGCATCTCCCCGGTCGGCCGCACCCGCACCGCCCCGCACCGCCACGCCACCGGCGGCTCCCTGCGCGTCGCCCTCGCCTCCTGCCAGAACTGGCAGCACGGCTACTTCACCCCGTACGCCGACATGCTGGCCCAGGACCCCGACGTCGTCCTCTTCGTCGGCGACTACATCTACGAGTCGACGCCGTCCTCCGCGGGCCCCCGCCGCCACGAGGGCACCGGCGAGCCGGTCACCCTGGAGCAGTACCGCAACCGGTACGCCCAGTACCGCGCCGACCCCGACCTCGCCGCCATGCACGCCAACGCCCCCTGGGTGGTCACCTTCGACGACCACGAGGTCGACAACGACTGGGCGGGCGAGGTCCCGCAGGACCCGGCCAAGCAGCCCCACGACGCGTTCGTGGCCCGGCTGACGGCGGCCTTCCAGGCGTACTACGAGCACATGCCGGTCCGCGCCACCGCCGTGCCCGACGGACCGCACATCCAGATGTACCGCCGCCTGGAGTTCGGCCGCCTCGCCCGCCTCAACGTCCTGGACACCCGGCAGTTCCGCACCGACCAGGCCACCGGCCAGGACGGCGCCCAGGACCCGGCGATGACCATGCTCGGCGCCCGCCAGAAGCGGTGGCTGCTCGACGGACTGCACCACTCGCCGGCCCGCTGGAACCTCGTCGCCTCCCAGATCATGATGGCCGAGACCGACCTGCTGCCCGGCGAGGGCAAGCTCTGGTACTACGACGCCTGGGACGGCTACCAGGCCGAACGCAACGCCCTGCTGCGGGAGTTCCGGGAGATCCGCAACCCCGTCGTGCTCAGCGGCGACCGGCACCTGACGATGATCAGCGACCTCAAGGAGGACTTCGCCGACCCCGACTCCGACGTCGTCGGCGCCGAGTTCGTCGGCACCTCCGTCTCCAGCAGCGGCGACCAGGACCAAGCCGCCTTCCACGCCCAGTGGGACCCGCTGAAGGCCGACAACCCGCACTGGAAGGTCATCGACGCCCACCGCGGCTACCACCTCTTCGACATCCGCCGCGACGCCGTCGACGCACAGGTGCGCGTCGTCGACACCGTGGTGCGCCCGCAGGCCACCGCGAGCACCCTGAGCCGGCTGCGGGTGGAGAACGGCAGGCCGGGCGTCCACGAGGTGTGA
- a CDS encoding M48 family metallopeptidase, with product MSDDGHEHEAHEHVPSRQRRRFPGISSRAYEHPADRSALVALRKLTGFDTVFKALSGLLPERSLRLLFLSDSVRVSDQQFAHLNDMLRDACYILDLEKVPPMYVNQDPQPNAMCIGLDEPIIVVTTGLVELLDEEEMRAVVGHEVGHALSGHSVYRTILLFLTSLALRVAWIPLGNLAIMAIITALREWFRKSELSADRAGLLVGQDLQASMRGLMKIAGGNHLHEMNVDAFLAQAEEYEAGGDLRDSVLKILNVMPRSHPFTTVRAAELKKWAASRDHQRITDGHYPRRDEDKDTSVADSFRESAASYATNVKNSKDPLMKLVSDLAGGAGDLGGRVRRGFGGFTGSSPAGGGSTDGPSKDEPPREGPGANGSATD from the coding sequence ATGTCCGACGACGGCCACGAGCACGAGGCGCACGAGCACGTACCGAGCAGGCAGCGCAGGCGCTTCCCGGGGATCTCCTCGCGCGCGTACGAACACCCGGCCGACCGCAGCGCGCTGGTGGCGCTGCGCAAGCTGACCGGCTTCGACACCGTCTTCAAGGCGCTCAGCGGTCTGCTGCCCGAGCGGAGTCTGCGGCTGCTGTTCCTCTCGGACTCGGTCCGGGTCTCCGACCAGCAGTTCGCCCACCTCAACGACATGCTGCGGGACGCCTGCTACATCCTGGACCTGGAGAAGGTCCCCCCGATGTACGTGAACCAGGACCCGCAGCCGAACGCGATGTGCATCGGTCTCGACGAGCCGATCATCGTCGTCACCACCGGCCTGGTCGAGCTGCTCGACGAGGAGGAGATGCGGGCGGTGGTCGGCCACGAGGTGGGCCACGCCCTGTCCGGGCACTCCGTGTACCGCACGATCCTGCTGTTCCTGACCAGCCTGGCCCTCCGGGTCGCCTGGATCCCGCTGGGCAACCTGGCGATCATGGCGATCATCACCGCGCTGCGCGAGTGGTTCCGCAAGTCGGAGCTGTCCGCGGACCGGGCGGGTCTGCTGGTCGGCCAGGACCTCCAGGCGTCGATGCGCGGCCTGATGAAGATCGCGGGCGGCAACCACCTGCACGAGATGAACGTGGACGCGTTCCTGGCGCAGGCCGAGGAGTACGAGGCGGGCGGCGACCTGCGCGACTCGGTCCTGAAGATCCTGAACGTGATGCCGAGGTCGCACCCCTTCACCACGGTCCGCGCGGCCGAGCTGAAGAAGTGGGCGGCGAGCCGGGACCACCAGCGGATCACGGACGGCCACTATCCGCGTCGCGACGAGGACAAGGACACCTCGGTGGCCGACTCCTTCCGTGAGTCGGCGGCGAGCTACGCGACCAACGTGAAGAACTCCAAGGACCCGCTGATGAAGCTGGTCTCGGACCTCGCGGGCGGCGCGGGCGACCTGGGCGGCCGGGTCCGCCGCGGCTTCGGCGGGTTCACGGGTTCGTCCCCGGCGGGCGGCGGCTCCACGGACGGGCCGTCGAAGGACGAACCGCCGAGGGAGGGACCCGGGGCGAACGGCTCCGCGACGGACTGA
- a CDS encoding glutamate-5-semialdehyde dehydrogenase, whose translation MTTLSPYDSLTPVTRAAYRAKAAAADLAPLPRAVKDDALLAIADALEVRTGEIVEANAQDVAKARAAGTSDSVVDRLTLTPERVRAIASDVRDVVALPDPVGEVVRGSTLPNGIDLRQVRVPLGVVGIIYEARPNVTVDAAALCLKSGNAVLLRGSASAYASNTALVRVIRDAVGGAGLPADAVQLVPGESRESVRELMRARGLVDVLIPRGGAALIRTVVGESTVPVIETGTGNCHVYVDAHADLDMAVEILINSKAHRVSVCNAAETLLVHQDIAAAFLPRALDALADAGVTVHADERVLAHAESSRATVVEATPEDWETEYLSHDIAAAVVDSLDKAVEHIRLWTSGHTEAIVTTSQQAARRFTQLVDSTTVAVNASTRFTDGGQFGFGAEIGISTQKLHARGPMGLPELTSTKYIVTGDGHIRH comes from the coding sequence ATGACCACGCTCTCGCCGTACGACTCCCTGACCCCGGTCACCCGGGCCGCCTACCGCGCCAAGGCCGCCGCCGCCGACCTCGCCCCGCTGCCGCGCGCGGTCAAGGACGACGCGCTGCTGGCCATCGCGGACGCCCTGGAGGTCAGGACGGGCGAGATCGTCGAGGCCAACGCCCAGGACGTCGCCAAGGCACGGGCCGCGGGCACCAGCGACTCCGTCGTCGACCGCCTCACCCTCACCCCGGAACGGGTCCGCGCCATCGCCTCCGACGTACGGGACGTCGTCGCCCTGCCCGACCCGGTCGGCGAGGTCGTCCGCGGCTCCACCCTCCCCAACGGCATCGACCTGCGGCAGGTCCGCGTCCCGCTCGGCGTCGTCGGCATCATCTACGAGGCCCGCCCCAACGTCACCGTCGACGCCGCCGCCCTCTGCCTGAAGTCCGGCAACGCGGTCCTGCTGCGCGGCTCCGCCTCCGCCTACGCCTCGAACACCGCTCTCGTCCGGGTGATCCGGGACGCCGTCGGCGGCGCCGGACTGCCCGCCGACGCCGTCCAACTGGTGCCGGGGGAGAGCCGCGAGAGCGTCCGCGAACTGATGCGCGCCCGCGGCCTCGTCGACGTCCTCATCCCGCGCGGCGGCGCCGCGCTGATCCGCACCGTGGTCGGCGAGTCCACCGTCCCCGTCATCGAGACCGGCACCGGCAACTGCCACGTCTACGTCGACGCCCACGCCGACCTCGACATGGCCGTCGAGATCCTCATCAACTCCAAGGCCCACCGGGTCAGCGTCTGCAACGCCGCCGAGACCCTCCTGGTCCACCAGGACATCGCCGCCGCGTTCCTGCCGCGCGCCCTCGACGCGCTCGCCGACGCCGGCGTGACCGTGCACGCCGACGAGCGGGTGCTCGCCCACGCCGAGTCCTCCAGGGCCACCGTCGTCGAGGCGACCCCGGAGGACTGGGAGACCGAGTACCTCTCCCACGACATCGCCGCCGCCGTCGTCGACTCCCTCGACAAGGCCGTCGAGCACATCAGGCTCTGGACCTCGGGGCACACCGAGGCCATCGTCACCACCTCGCAGCAGGCCGCCCGCCGCTTCACCCAGTTGGTCGACTCCACCACGGTCGCCGTCAACGCCTCCACCCGCTTCACCGACGGCGGCCAGTTCGGCTTCGGCGCCGAGATCGGCATCTCCACCCAGAAGCTGCACGCCCGCGGACCGATGGGCCTGCCGGAGCTGACCAGCACCAAGTACATCGTCACCGGCGACGGACACATCAGGCACTGA
- the obgE gene encoding GTPase ObgE — protein MTTFVDRVELHVAAGNGGHGCASVHREKFKPLGGPDGGNGGRGGDVILTVDQSVTTLLDYHHSPHRKATAGKPGEGGNRSGKDGQDLVLPVPDGTVIMDKAGNVLADLVGHGTSYVAAQGGRGGLGNAALASARRKAPGFALLGEPGDLQDIVLELKTVADVALVGYPSAGKSSLISVLSAAKPKIADYPFTTLVPNLGVVTAGGAVYTIADVPGLIPGASQGKGLGLEFLRHVERCSVLVHVLDTATLESERDPVSDLDIIEEELRQYGGLGDRPRIVVLNKIDVTDGRDLAEMVRPELEERGYRVFEVSAVAHLGLRELSFALAEMVGKARAAKPKEEATRIVIRPKAVDDAGFAVSQEEEGLFRVRGEKPERWVRQTDFSNDEAVGYLADRLNRLGVEEALMKAGARSGDGVAIGPEENAVVFDWEPSMMSGAEMLGRRGEDHRFEAPRPAAVRRRDRQAERDESQEEFDGFEPF, from the coding sequence ATGACCACCTTCGTGGACCGCGTCGAACTTCACGTCGCCGCGGGTAACGGAGGCCACGGCTGTGCCTCCGTCCACCGAGAGAAGTTCAAGCCGCTCGGTGGCCCCGACGGCGGGAACGGCGGCCGGGGCGGCGATGTCATCCTCACCGTCGACCAGTCCGTGACCACCCTGCTCGACTACCACCACTCCCCGCACCGCAAGGCGACCGCGGGCAAGCCGGGCGAGGGCGGCAACCGCTCGGGCAAGGACGGCCAGGACCTGGTCCTGCCGGTCCCGGACGGCACCGTCATCATGGACAAGGCCGGCAACGTCCTCGCCGACCTGGTCGGCCACGGCACCTCGTACGTCGCCGCGCAGGGCGGCCGGGGCGGCCTCGGCAACGCGGCGCTCGCCTCGGCCCGCCGCAAGGCGCCCGGCTTCGCGCTGCTCGGTGAGCCCGGGGACCTCCAGGACATCGTCCTGGAGCTGAAGACCGTCGCCGACGTGGCGCTGGTCGGCTACCCGAGTGCGGGCAAGTCCTCGCTGATCTCGGTGCTCAGCGCGGCCAAGCCGAAGATCGCCGACTACCCGTTCACCACCCTGGTGCCCAACCTCGGGGTGGTCACCGCGGGCGGCGCCGTCTACACGATCGCCGACGTGCCGGGGCTCATCCCGGGCGCCAGCCAGGGCAAGGGCCTCGGCCTTGAGTTCCTGCGGCACGTGGAGCGGTGCAGCGTGCTGGTGCACGTGCTGGACACGGCGACGCTGGAGTCCGAGCGCGACCCGGTCTCCGACCTCGACATCATCGAGGAGGAGCTGCGGCAGTACGGCGGGCTCGGCGACCGGCCGCGGATCGTCGTCCTCAACAAGATCGACGTGACCGACGGGCGCGACCTCGCGGAGATGGTCCGGCCCGAGCTCGAGGAGCGCGGCTACCGGGTCTTCGAGGTGTCGGCCGTCGCCCATCTCGGGCTGCGGGAGCTGTCGTTCGCGCTCGCCGAGATGGTCGGCAAGGCGCGCGCGGCCAAGCCGAAGGAGGAGGCGACCCGGATCGTCATCCGCCCCAAGGCGGTCGACGACGCCGGTTTCGCCGTCTCGCAGGAGGAGGAGGGCCTGTTCCGGGTCCGCGGCGAGAAGCCCGAACGCTGGGTGCGCCAGACCGACTTCAGCAACGACGAGGCGGTCGGCTACCTCGCCGACCGGCTCAACCGCCTCGGTGTGGAGGAGGCGTTGATGAAGGCCGGTGCCCGCTCGGGCGACGGCGTCGCCATCGGCCCCGAGGAGAACGCCGTGGTGTTCGACTGGGAGCCGTCGATGATGTCGGGCGCCGAGATGCTCGGCCGCCGCGGTGAGGACCACCGCTTCGAGGCGCCGCGTCCCGCCGCCGTCAGGCGCCGCGACCGGCAGGCCGAACGGGACGAGTCCCAGGAGGAGTTCGACGGCTTCGAGCCGTTCTGA
- the proB gene encoding glutamate 5-kinase: MNEARRIVVKVGSSSLTTAAGGLDADRVDALVDALAKSRGGEKEIVLVSSGAIAAGLAPLGLRRRPRDLARQQAAASVGQGLLVARYTASFARYGVRVGQVLLTSDDMSRRTHHRNASRTLDKLLAMGALPIVNENDTVATDEIRFGDNDRLAALVAHLVHADLLVLLSDVDGVYDGDPSRPGTSRLAEVRRPEDLAHVEIGSAGKAGVGTGGMVTKVEAARIAAAAGIPVVLTSAVHAADALTGGDTGTYFHPAGKRSADRLLWLQHASTPQGAITLDDGAVLAVVERRTSLLPAGIAGVEGDFTAGDPVELRDTEGHAVARGLVNFDAKEIPRLIGRSTRELARELGPAYEREVVHRDDLVILQP; encoded by the coding sequence GTGAACGAGGCCCGCAGGATCGTCGTCAAAGTGGGCTCCTCCTCGCTGACCACCGCGGCCGGCGGCCTGGACGCCGACCGGGTCGACGCCCTCGTCGACGCCCTCGCCAAGAGCCGCGGCGGCGAGAAGGAGATCGTCCTGGTCTCCTCGGGCGCCATCGCCGCCGGACTCGCCCCGCTCGGGCTGCGCCGCCGCCCCCGCGACCTGGCCCGCCAGCAGGCCGCCGCCTCCGTCGGCCAGGGCCTGCTGGTCGCCCGCTACACCGCCTCCTTCGCCCGCTACGGCGTCCGCGTCGGCCAGGTCCTGCTGACCAGCGACGACATGAGCCGCCGCACCCACCACCGCAACGCCTCCCGCACCCTCGACAAGCTCCTGGCGATGGGCGCCCTCCCGATCGTCAACGAGAACGACACCGTCGCCACCGACGAGATCCGCTTCGGCGACAACGACCGCCTCGCCGCCCTCGTCGCCCACCTCGTCCACGCCGACCTGCTGGTCCTCCTCTCCGACGTGGACGGCGTCTACGACGGCGACCCCAGCAGGCCCGGCACCTCGCGGCTGGCGGAGGTCCGCCGCCCCGAGGACCTCGCGCACGTGGAGATCGGCAGCGCGGGCAAGGCGGGCGTCGGCACCGGCGGCATGGTCACCAAGGTCGAGGCCGCCAGGATCGCCGCAGCGGCCGGCATCCCCGTCGTGCTGACCAGCGCCGTCCACGCCGCCGACGCCCTCACCGGCGGCGACACCGGCACCTACTTCCACCCCGCGGGCAAACGCTCCGCCGACCGGCTGCTCTGGCTCCAGCACGCCTCCACCCCGCAGGGCGCGATCACCCTCGACGACGGCGCGGTCCTGGCCGTCGTCGAACGCCGCACCTCGCTGCTGCCCGCGGGCATCGCCGGCGTCGAGGGCGACTTCACCGCCGGCGACCCGGTGGAACTGCGCGACACCGAAGGGCACGCGGTCGCCCGCGGACTGGTCAACTTCGACGCCAAGGAGATCCCCCGGCTGATCGGCCGCTCGACCCGGGAACTGGCGCGCGAACTCGGCCCCGCCTACGAGCGCGAGGTCGTCCACCGGGACGACCTGGTGATCCTCCAGCCCTGA